The following are encoded in a window of Phragmites australis chromosome 22, lpPhrAust1.1, whole genome shotgun sequence genomic DNA:
- the LOC133904901 gene encoding polyol transporter 5-like: MAHRPDAEAPLLAAVSKPDAAAPPAKRNKYPFFCAVLASMTSVLMGYNVAVMSGAQIFMAEDLGVSDAQIEVLSGVINIYSLVGALLGGWTSDRLGRRLTIVLANAFFLVGPLAMALAGGYAVLMAGRFIAGVGVGYALVIAPVYAAEIAPASSRGLLTSLPEIFINSGVMLSYVSNFVFSGLPVHLSWRVMFAAGVVPTVFLAAGVMTMPESPRWLAMKGRLEEAKIVLDKTSDTPAEADQRLLEIEDVVNGGGTGGGGAWKELATKADVRRVLAIVLTLQFFQQASGIDSVVLYGPRVLAMAGVTSNTLLLGLNVLFGVAKAGSILIAMVLADRVGRRPLLLVSTGGMTASLLVLGSLFAVFAGAKDDAAVAALSVAAVVAFVVAFSVGFGPLAWVYSSEILPLRLRGQGAGLGTAVNRIMSGVVTMTFISLYQGITMAGAFYLYAAVAAASFVFVYACLPETRGRSLEDMEELFHTK, from the exons ATGGCGCACCGGCCGGACGCCGAGGCGCCGCTGCTGGCTGCCGTCTCCAagcccgacgccgccgccccgcCGGCGAAGCGCAACAAGTATCCCTTCTTCTGCGCCGTGCTCGCCTCCATGACCTCCGTCCTCATGGGCTACA ACGTGGCGGTGATGAGCGGCGCGCAGATCTTCATGGCGGAGGACCTCGGGGTGAGCGACGCGCAGATCGAGGTGCTCTCTGGGGTCATCAACATCTACTCGCTCGTCGGCGCGCTGCTGGGGGGATGGACCTCcgaccgcctcggccgccgGCTCACCATCGTGCTCGCCAACGCCTTCTTCCTCGTCGGCCCGCTCGCCATGGCGCTCGCGGGAGGGTACGCCGTGCTCATGGCGGGGCGGTTCATCGCCGGCGTGGGCGTCGGGTACGCGCTCGTCATCGCCCCCGTCTACGCCGCAGAGATTGCGCCCGCGTCGTCTCGCGGCCTCCTCACCTCACTTCCCGAG atTTTTATCAACAGTGGGGTGATGCTGAGCTACGTGTCCAACTTCGTCTTCTCGGGGTTGCCGGTGCACCTGTCCTGGCGGGTGATGTTCGCGGCGGGGGTGGTGCCCACGGTGTTCCTGGCAGCCGGTGTGATGACCATGCCGGAGTCGCCGCGGTGGCTGGCCATGAAGGGCCGGCTTGAAGAGGCGAAGATCGTGCTCGACAAGACGTCGGACACGCCAGCCGAGGCCGACCAGCGGCTGCTCGAGATCGAGGACGTCGTGAACGGCGGTGgcaccggtggcggcggcgcatgGAAAGAGTTGGCGACGAAGGCCGACGTCCGGCGGGTGCTGGCCATCGTGCTGACGCTGCAGTTCTTCCAGCAGGCGTCGGGCATCGACTCGGTGGTGCTGTACGGCCCGCGCGTGCTGGCCATGGCGGGGGTCACGTCCAACACCCTGCTCCTGGGCCTCAACGTGCTCTTCGGCGTCGCCAAGGCCGGCTCCATCCTCATCGCCATGGTGCTCGCCGACCGCGTGGGCCGGCGCCCTCTCCTCCTCGTGAGCACGGGCGGCATGACGGCGTCGCTGCTGGTGCTGGGGTCCCTGTTCGCGGTGTTCGCTGGCGCCAAGGACGACGCCGCGGTCGCAGCGCTTAGCGTGGCCGCCGTGGTGGCGTTCGTGGTGGCCTTCTCCGTCGGGTTTGGGCCGCTGGCGTGGGTGTACAGCTCGGAGATCCTGCCGCTTCGGCTGCGCGGGCAGGGCGCCGGGCTCGGCACCGCCGTGAACCGCATCATGAGTGGTGTCGTCACCATGACGTTCATCTCGCTCTACCAGGGTATCACCATGGCCGGGGCGTTCTACCTCTACGCCGCCGTCGCTGCCGCGTCCTTCGTGTTCGTCTACGCGTGCCTGCCGGAGACAAGGGGACGGAGCCTCGAGGACATGGAGGAGCTCTTCCACACCAAGTGA